The genomic segment CGGCGACGACCTTGGTCAGCAGCTCGGCCGAGCGGATGGCGTCGTCGTTGCCCGGGATCGGGAAGTCGACCTCGTCCGGGTCGCAGTTGGTGTCGAGCACCGCGATCACCGGGATGCCCAGCTTGCGGGCCTCGTCGACGGCGATGTGCTCCTTCTTGGTGTCGACGATCCAGACCGCGGCCGGGAGCTTCTGCATGTCCCGCAGACCACCGAGGGTCTTGGTGAGCTTGATCTTCTCGCGGGAGAGCTGGAGCGTCTCCTTCTTGGTGTAACCGGCGGCGGTGCCGCTCAGGTCACCCAGGGCCTCCAGCTCCTTCATCCGCTGCAGCCGCTTGTACACGGTCTGGAAGTTGGTCAGCATGCCACCGAGCCAGCGGTGGTTGACGTACGGCTGGCCGACCCGGGTCGCCTGCTCGGCGATGGCCTCCTGGGCCTGCTTCTTGGTGCCGACGAACAGGATGCTGCCGCCACCGGCGACGGTGGTGCGGACGAACTCGTACGCCTTCTCGATGTAGTCGAGCGTCTGGCGCAGGTCGATGATGTAGATACCGTTGCGCTCGGTGAAGATGAAGCGCTTCATCTTCGGGTTCCAGCGCCGGGTCTGGTGCCCGAAGTGCACACCGCTTTCCAGCAGCTGACGCATGGTCACGACGGCCATGGTGGGTTACTCCTACTTTGTCCCTGGTTGTCCGTCCGGCCGGCGGCCGGACGCCTGGCGCCCGATCGCCGGCCAGGGTGGGCCCGATACGTCAGACCGGGACCAGGGAGGCCGTCGCCCCACGGAGAAGACCGTGGAGAGGGCACGCGAGGTCGACCGCGCGAGGCGGTCGCCAGTCGACCAGTGTACGCGCCCTCTCCGCTGTCCGGCCCCCGGGTGCGGAGCACGCCCGCGCGGCTCGGTCAGCCGGCGGCGAGCGCGGCGGCCACGAACAGCACCAGGCCGACGGTCAGGTATGCCGTCGGCGGGCGAAGCCAGCCCCGGCTGCCGTCGGCCAGCGCCAGCCCGCCGGTGCGCAGCCCGTACAGGCCGGTGCCGAAGATCGGCAGCCCCACCACCAGGAACATGCCCACCACGACGTGCGACGTCGACACCGGGTCACCGAACAGGCCGTGCAGCAACACCCGCACCGCCGGCACCTCCAGCACCAGCACCAGCACCGCCAGCAGGATCGCCAGCGCCGGACGACGCGTCCGGTAGACACCGTCGCCGGGCGGCGGCCCGTCCGGACGCGGCAGCACCGCGGGCATCGGACCGGTCGGCATCTCGAGGGGGTTCGGGGTCGCCGCCGGCTGCGCGGGGCCGCCCGGCCGCTCACCGATCCGCAGCGGGGTGGCCTCGCCGGGGTTCAGCCGCGCCGCGGCGGTCGCTTCGGCTCCGCCGTCGATACCCGGCGCCGGCTCGACGACCGGGTAGCCGCCGATCGGGCTGAGCCGGGGCTTGTCGACGCCGCCGACAGTGCTCCGGGCGTCGGCGCCCACGCCGCCGGCCGGGTCGCTGCCGTGAGCGATGAGGCCGTACGGGTCGGCGCCCACCGGTGCGGCGCCGGTCAGCGGGGCGGTCGCCGGCGCACCCAGCGAACTCGACAGCGGGTTGCCGTGCGCGGCGGTGCCGAGCGCGTCCACGCCGCTGCGGGACACCGCGCCGAGCGGGTCGGCCGCCGCCTCGCGCGCCGCGCGACGGCCGGCGCGCGATCCGGGCAGCTCGCCGGAGACCTCCGGGTCGTCCGGCCGCTGCGACCGCCAGCTGCTCGTGTCGTCCACCAGCGGATCGGCGGCGGAGTACCGGCCCGGCTCGGCGTACCGGCTGTCACCGGCGCGCTGCTCGGGGGTGCGGTAGTCGTCGTCGCGGTAGCGGGGCTCGCCCGAAGCGCGCCAGTCCGACTCGTATCCGCGGTCGCCCCATCGCGACCCCTGCTCATCCTCGGAGTAGTTCCGTCGTCCGTCCACGACCGGCACGGTATGCGACGGGCACCAGCCGCGCCATTCGGGTCGCCTGCGGATCGGCCCAGGTCAGCGCCGACATCGCCGGGTCGCCGACGGGACACGGTCAGTAGCCGTACCGGGCCTGTGCGACCACGCCGTCGCGGCGGCGCGTGTTCGGGATACCGTGCTCCGGCTCACCGCACGAGAACGGGGTAATGGCGATGACGGCACGACCCACTACGCGCCTGCTGCTGGCGGCCACGACACTGATCCTGATCGCCGGGTGCGCGCCGGAGCCGGCGACGCGGCCGAAGTCCGGTGCTTCTCCGGTGGGCGCGCCGTCGCCGGTCACCCGCAAACTGCGGATGCCGGAAACGCTGCTCGGCCTGACGAAGAACATGGATCGCGTGGCCATCGAAGGGGCCAAGCGGCACCTCGACACCCTGAAGCGTGAAGTCGACCCGGCCACCAGTGCCGTCGGCTGGGCGTACGGCGGGCACGGCCCGGACGCCGACATGGTGTTCATCACGGGCGTGTCCGGCACCGTCACCGACCAGCAGGGGTTGGTCGAGCGCGCGCTGAGCCCGTACCGCGTCGGTGCCCGCGAAGATGTCGATGCCGGCCGGCTGGGCGGCACGGCCCGCTGCGGCCAGGGGCGGACCGAATTGAAGAGCTACCTCGTCGTCTGCGCCTGGGCCGACCCTCAGACCCTGGGTGTCGTCGCTTTCCTCTCGTCCCGCCCGATCGGCGACCGGACAGCGCAGTTCCTCGACGTGCGCGAAGCGATGACCGAGACCGCCGGGTGAACGGCACGCGCTAACACATCGGACGGGTGATCGCGAGCCCGTCCACAGGCGGCACCTTGTCCACAGGGAGTCCCTTCACGGCGCCCCTGACCCCAGCCTCCGGTCGCATCCTGGCCGGCATGACGAACCGGAACCGAGCCGTCGGGGCGTACGGCGAGCGGTGCGCGCTACGGCACCTGATCGAGACGGGCCTGCGCCCGGTCGCCCGCAACTGGCGCTGCCCCGAGGGCGAGATCGACATCATCGCCTGGGAGGGGCCGGTCCTCGCCATCTGCGAGGTCAAGACCCGCCGCACCGAGCAGTTCGGCTCGCCCGCCGAGGCCGTCGTACCGGCCAAGGCCCGCCGGCTGCGCGGCCTGGCCGCGCGCTGGCTCGCCGAGACCGGAACCACCGCCGACGAGGTCCGCTTCGACGTGCTCTCCGTCCGGCTCCCGCTCACCGGCCCCGCCCGGGTCGAGCACCTCCGCGGCGCGTTCTGACATGGGGTACGCGAAAGTGCTGAGCGTCGGCCTGGCCGGAGTCGCCGGGCATCTCGTCGAGGTCGAGGCCGACCTGGCTCCCGGACTGCCCGCCGTGATCATCTCCGGCCTGCCCGACACCGCCCTGCACGAAGCGCGCGACCGGGTCCGCGCCGCGATCGTCAACTCCGGTCAGAAGTGGCCCAACCGCCGCATC from the Micromonospora sp. WMMA1947 genome contains:
- the rpsB gene encoding 30S ribosomal protein S2, which gives rise to MAVVTMRQLLESGVHFGHQTRRWNPKMKRFIFTERNGIYIIDLRQTLDYIEKAYEFVRTTVAGGGSILFVGTKKQAQEAIAEQATRVGQPYVNHRWLGGMLTNFQTVYKRLQRMKELEALGDLSGTAAGYTKKETLQLSREKIKLTKTLGGLRDMQKLPAAVWIVDTKKEHIAVDEARKLGIPVIAVLDTNCDPDEVDFPIPGNDDAIRSAELLTKVVAAAVADGLIARSGRNRGADEKPEAGQVGADEPLAEWERELLEEPKKADEQPAAAEQPAAAPAAEQPATASAE
- a CDS encoding YraN family protein, translated to MTNRNRAVGAYGERCALRHLIETGLRPVARNWRCPEGEIDIIAWEGPVLAICEVKTRRTEQFGSPAEAVVPAKARRLRGLAARWLAETGTTADEVRFDVLSVRLPLTGPARVEHLRGAF